Genomic DNA from Alkalihalobacterium alkalinitrilicum:
AATGACTTCTTTAATAAAATAGGTGATGGCTGCAAATAATGACACTTCCTCACCCCCATAAGGTTTGTTATCTTATGTCTATGTGTGTATGGGCTCGGTTGTGTCTGTACAAATAAAATTAAATTGAAACTAGTTCTTTCATATCCCCACTTTTTTGAAAGTCATTTAGTGCTCATCCTTAAAATACATAACCTTCTGTAAGTTTATTATTGGGTATTTTCTGAAAAAGTTCTCGACATATTAGTATTCAATATAACAATTAATTCCAAATAATCCATCCGTTTGAAATAACGATGATAGAACTATATACCTACTATTTTTTGTTTATCAACATATCAACAGTGTAAACATAGGTAAAAAAAACTAAGCAGGGGTCATTTTTTCTGTATCTTTGACACGATTTGTATATTCTATCATCGACAAACTTCAACACTATGATATGGTTTCTTCCTTTATACTATGAATTAATTAATACATAAGTCGCGGAAAATCTCAAAAACTTTGAAAAATCATGAGGAATACTTTAATATTTTTCAGAAAACGGCAAACCTATTGAAAAGTAGGGACGCAAAGTCACAGGTCTTAGGTTGGGGATTTGGATTTCAATGATGATGGCTGGACTGCCTGAAATGCTCATAGTATTTTAGGAGGGAAATACGATGAAAAATGAATGTAACAAAGAGTTGGATCAAGAGTGGGTACAATTAATGAAACAGGCAATGGAAATGGGTTTAACCAAACAAGAAATCAAACGGTTTTTATTAAAAAAGAAAACAAACTGGGCAAGTCCTCCAAGAAACTTTATCCTTAGAAAAGACTATCCATTTTTTTTACTTCTTGATAAGTATTACGCAAAAGTTTATTAATTCTATGTAAATTACAAAGTTAGGACGGGCCGAAAGTGATCAATGATGGCGAATATCATTCATCACTTTTTTTCGTTTAACCTAAGCCTAGCTACAAATTAACCTTGGTTGAACTCTTTTGAAACATACAGACTATTTTTCTTAAAAAGGAACCAAAGGTAGCATTCCTCCTATTATAGCTTCTTCTAACAATTACCCATAAAAGCATTTTTGAAATATCATCAAAACCAAACGAGCGAAACGGTACGTAATATTGATGCACTTCATCAATGACACCATACGAAACCGCAACCAAGAATGCAAACTGTTCTTTTTTTCGTTGAAGTTCTCCAAATGTCAAAAAGGCAAGAATAATAAACAAATATAACAGCCCAATTGAGCAAGTTCGAGAATAACTCCAATCGCTACGAACACACTCGGATGCATATTACTAAAAATGACTTCCAATCGACTTGGATTAAAATTACTGGATTGCCACCAAATCAACATCACATAGAGAATAGAATACTAATAAAAACTCTACGCATGTTAAATACATGTATATAACAACGATCAACAAGTACCCATAAGACGTTACCTGAATATTGAATACTTCTCTGGAACAAGTAATACGATATACAGAGGAGGTCTTAGTGATGCTTCTACTAGGTAAACAGATAATGAGTAAAGGTAAAGCTTTTTATCATCGTTTAATGTATGCCTACAATATTGTGTTGTATAAAGATTGTCTTGATAAAGAGATGAAATTAAAACTCTTAAAAAGAGTAATTCATCATGAAAAAGAATTAAATGTTTAGAGAAAATAAGTGAAAGAAGATTGATTAGGAATTTATTAAGTAAGTTCTTATGTTTTTATTTAATCGTTAGACTTTTGTTTAATAAAAATAGAATGATGTGGTGTTGCATTTTTTATAATGTTACTATTTTTATCAAATACTGGTGACATATATTCGCTTTGATTATAATTACCTAAAGGCTTATACTTTGAAGCTACTTTGGCATTCAAATACCTTATTCCCTATAACCTATTAGACTTTTTTACAAAACTTGTAAGCTTATAAATTATATTGTGAATGAGGTACCTCATTCAGCGTTTAACCCTTTTATGATTGCATAACTTCCATTTGCTTTCTGAGCAATTGACTAAACATACTCCGTTTTTCTTTTGCCAGCTGATTAAAGCCACCTTGCTGGATGATTTGACCTTGATCGAGAACAATAACTTGATCAGCGTGACGAATCGTTGATAAGCGATGGGCAATAACGATAATTGTCATTCTGCCTTTCAGTCGTTCGATAGCCTCTTGTATCTTCGACTCATTTTCTGTATCTAACGCACTCGTAGCTTCATCTAATACGAGGATCGATGGTTTCCGTAAAATCGCCCGGGCTAAGACAAGTCGTTGCCGTTCTCCTCCTGAAAGTCGGATGCCACGATCTCCAATTAAAGTATCCAACCCTTGAGGAAGCTTACTAACAAAATCAGCAGAAGCAAATTCGAGTGCTTCCCACATTTCCGCTTCGCTGGCATCTGAAGCAACAAGTTGTAAATTTTCTCGAATACTTTCATTAAATAAAAATGGATCTTGAGGAACATAACTAATCGCTTGTCGCAAAGAACGTACATTACCGCTTGATAGTGGAACACCGTCTAATAATATTTCTCCTTCTTCTGATTGATTAAGTCCCATCAACAAATCAATTAACGTACTTTTACCAGCACCCGATGGGCCAACTACAGCAGTCATTTGGTTGGCAGGGATATACAAATTAATATCCTTTAAGGCATACTTTGAATCATTCGGGTTATAACGAAATGTAACATTACGACACTCTATCCCATTATGAATGTTTAAAGGTTGGATGCTCTGTTGATTAACAGCTGTAAACTCTTTTGCGCTTTTACATTCTTCTTGCATGGCAATAACCGCTTTTAACGCGGGAATCGTTGTTGCAATCTGTTCTAAAGAACCTTGAATTCCAGCCACTCTTGGCCAAAGCCTAGAAAAAATAATAATAATTAACATCAATTGAGCAGCTTGTGCATTGAACAAGTTAACAGCAAAGAAGATAAAGGTTGCGATTAAGACAGCTGATGCTATTTTATAATAAAGTTGGGAAGTGGTTTTTAATTTTGTATACTCGATTTGTTCATTCTCCATACTTTTAGTTACCATTTTATACCAATTCATTCGTGACTCTTCTAAAGTATTACTCTTTATATCTTTAATTCCATTAATTTGATCAGTAATTCCACCTAAATATGCCTTACCTAACGTATAATTACGACTACCGAGTTCCATCGATCGTTTAAGAAATTTACGATTGAAAAAGATGAGTATTAACCCACACGCTAAAACAAACGATGTAATCGTAGGTGAAAGCCAAAAGGCAATTCCAATTTGAATACAAGTAAAGATTAGTGAAGATAAAAATTGTAAGAAAGAATGTGTTCCCGCACTTGCACGAGCAATCTCTGCCGTTAATAAATTAATCAAATCCGACTTTCGATTTTTAATAAAAAAGTTCCATTTCGCATGAAGAATAGAGTCATAGGTTTTCACCCTAAGATGTCTAAAGAACCCGTGCTGAATTATCGTACTCTTAATCGTAATTTGCCGTTGTAATAAATTCTGTCCAACAACGATTAAGACAAATATCGCTAAAATAACAGGCAAACCGATCGAACTCGGAATATTTCCCAGGAATTCAAAGGCCCCTAATAAAGGAATTCCAGTAGCGTCAATATTTACAATTCCGCTCATACTAATTAAAGGAATTAATAGTAAAATACCAATACCGTCCAGTAAACTAATAAATAGCATCGCTAGGAGGTTAATATAAAGAATTTTTCCAGCATAAGCATGAATTTGTTTTAGAAAATAGAAAATATGTTTCATTTAAAATAGCCTCCTAAGATATTGCCTGTTTCTTCGTTTTTCTCCAAACCCATAAGAACGGACGTAATGGAAAATATAATAAATGGAGCCCCTTTGGTAAAGGTAATGTTTCAGCATCTTCAGGATATGGATACAGAAAGCTTAAAATAAATAAAACTTTTTGCTGGCTCGACATTAAGGAAAACAAATGACGTTTATGATACTGTGATACATCTTCTGGAACGGGATCTGTATGTAGATTAACCATTCTTTTTAAATAAAAGATCGCTTCTTGCGCAAGGTTATTCGCGCGGCTCCCCTCTAGTAAAAACTGCACTTCTTTTGGAACCTGCGTACCAAATAGCTGCGTTGATAAAATAGTAGCTTGCCCAGCCACATGTGTCATATCATACTTTTTCAACAACTTTCGAAGTTGCCGCCAATCTACACTTTGTTGCAATAGTTGGTGGATATCCATCAACCAGCGCAAGCGAGACCAACCATGGCGAGCACCATGAGCCGCAAGAAATAAAAACAAATCTTCATTCCCAAGAAAATAAACGGAAGAACTAGTTAATGTGCTCGTGTCCTTTCGTTCCCACAATTCATTAAACCTTGGCTCTTTTCCAGGCCCAGGATGCATCCGCCAATGAATTTCCATTTTAATTCCTTTATGAGGGTGGAAATAAGTGACATGATGGTGTCTCCATCTCCAATCATTTAACACCGTCTCAATATAATCATCCTTTTCATAGCCCAGTTCAACTAATAATTGTTCGGCTTCAGCTAATTTTTCAATAGGAATAAGGAAATCTAAGTCACTTGACGTACGCAGAGACACCTCTCCATAAAGAGATTGGGCTATTACAGGACCTTTCAAAAAGAGGAGCCGGATGCCTTGTTGCGCTAAATGCTGATTGACTTGCTCCATCTCGGCACTTAAATGCAGCATTTGAAACGTGTTTCGCTTATACTGAAAAGTTAATGACTGAAGAACATTGGCTGGTATAGTTGAGTCATTTATTTTCTTTAATTTCGAATGCAACAACGGGTAAACACGGTGATGCATCGCTAACTCCAAAAACAAGTCCCAGTTGACCTCTAGTAATAGATCCTTTTTGTCCGTGAAACGTGCCAGATCATCCTGTTCTTTAATTAACTCTAGAATGAGCATTAATTCTTTTGGTAAATCACTTAAGTTAAGAGCATAATGATTATCCATAGTTTTCCCCTTTAATCTCTTGGTTCCCTACTTTTTTAGCAAACTTACTCACAACGGTAAACTTCTCCATGCCTTCTGCACCAGAAATAAAGTATGGGCCACTACGTAACCAGGCATGCGCAATTAATTTTCCATTTTCATCTTTGGCCGTTCCTAGATACAATGTGCTTTCAATGCCCCGCTTCTCAAGCATCTTCATCCCAGCAATTGCTTTAACAAGACATTGACTTTCCCAAAAAGTATAGCGGCTCATCATATGAATTGCTTGGGAAACATTTCGTAATGTTTTCTTATCTTCAACAATCGGGGTTATCGTTGTTTCTTCCATTTTTTGTCCTAATGAAGGTGCCACTTTTGAAAATGGGAGAAGCTTTAGAAACCGAGCCCAACCTAAATAAAAATAAGCCTCTATACACATTAATTTCATTTTAAAATCTAATAATAAAAATGCTTTAACTCTTTGCAACATAGATTTAAACCCCTTTATAAAACAACCCCTTTATTATGCTTCTTTTACTTCAATCAACCCTTCTTCAGCTAATAGCCCTAAAAAAGATAAAACCTCTTGTTCGCATTCAGATGGGTCTACATCATATTGCGCAGTTAGTGTTGAGACTAATTGCTTAACTGAAACAGGATCTTTTATCAGCTCCCAAATGTCACCACCGACGTCTCCAAGATTGTAGTACTTCCCATTTGAAATACTTAACATGACTTTTTCCCCATCCATATCACTAACGATATTTCTAGACCCTTGAAAAATAATATTAGTTTTTGAAATATTTTGATTTTTAATCATACAACTTTGGCCTCCTTATGAATCGTTGCTAAAATAAGCTCTGTTAAATCGTTCGCAGTAAAGCGTGACATTGGTCTTTGGATTTGGTAAAGCTCGATATGGCTTAACATCTTCGCAGATTGATGAAAATGCCACTCCATTAATCCCGATCGTTCAATAAAAAAATTACGGTAAGTGTGATAAAACAAAGTATGGAATCGTTGTAGCTTTTGAATCGGTTCAATTTGAATTTCGCCATTCTCAGTTTTTACGAGTTCGAAAATTCCAGCCAAAGGCATCATTTCATTGGCAAACTGGTCTTTTACAGGAATAGCAAACTTCGTTTCGCGATCAACAATGGGGCGATACTGCTTCTTTTCCATCCCAAATTCGTTTAGACTTTCTTGCCACAGCTTTTGCTGTGGGTACGCAGGTGTTACGATCGGAACGTTTTCTTCATTAAGAGAAACGGGTATGACATCATCACTAAGCAAACGATAGCCTTTCTTCAAAAAAGCCGAAGCAAGCGTTGATTTACCAGCCCCTGAATCTCCAACGATGGCATACGCCTTTCCATTAATAGCTAACGCACTTCCATGTAAAGGAAGAATTTTCCTCTGCATTAAGATGGCCCCCATGCAAGTGCCTAAAAGATATAAACGAATATGGTCATCATGAGCGTTATCAACTGGAGAAAATAAAATTCGTTTACCGTCTTCGACTAGAAAGATTGCCACATCAGGCATGTTAAACATGATTAGGTTTTCTTGTATAACGAAATATGGGTCATCCTCAGATAATTCCGACCACAAATCTCTCAACTCAGCAACTTCCACTATAATGTCTATTAAGCTGTTTTCCTTATTTACTAGTGGCAATTCTGGTAGAGAAATAGGACTTTGAATTTTAAGACAGAATGCCTCATAAATTAATGCACTTCCTTTATCAATGACCATTGGTGATCCCTCACTTTACGTTCTTTACTAGATTAACTACTTCTTTACATAGAACAACATTACTCACTTGAGAAATTTCCCTTATACTTACTTAAGATATAAGGGAAATTAAAAATCAAGTTAGTAAATTAGCTACCGCACCCACCACTTGACCACTTTACATTTCCCCTACCATCATGAGTATTGGGGTTTTTACCTGGTTGATCTGATGTATCATAGCTATCACAAGTTGCATTACCTGATCCACCCATAGTACTACTTACATCAAGGACTTCAAAACTTGGCTTTTTCCATAACTTTTTCATATTTTCACCCCCTTTCGGATACATTGTTTAATAAAGAAATAAACAATCAAGCTTCTTGTAAGGACTTTAAATTCATTACTATAAACATCCTCTGGCCTTGGAAAATTTCCAATAGAGGATAATGCCCGCTTAACTTCTTGTATATTAAGGATTTCAGTGATAACAGGATCCTTACAGAGCTGATGTAACGCCTCAATGAACGTCCCCCATTGAGGAACCATTCGATGGATCACATCAGCTCCTTGGATACCACGGCTCTTTTGATTAAGTCTTACTTTATCTGGAAGAGCATTTTGGGTCGCTCTACGAAGAAACGACCGTTCCATGCCTTCTTTCACATACTGTTCCTCAGGAAGTGCTAAACAAAATTGAATTACTCTTAAATCATTCGTCGGATCACGATCCCATACACCATAACGTAAAGATAAATTTGTATTGGCAACTCCACTTTTATTCCAAGGAAAAAGTTGTTTATAATAACTTTTTCGAAATTCATTTAAATTTCTTATTTCAGCCCCACCTAATAAATCAAGTCCATATTGCTGAAGCTTATCAAAAACTTTAGTTTTCCTTGCCAGATTTGAGCTTATTATTTGTGGAAATTGATAAACTCGCTGTGCCTCTTTATTTTGAAATCGGTCTATTATAGGAAAAGCTTTCTTTGCTATAATTGGAAGTATGTTGGATTTACCAGTTTGATAATGTTTTGTGTAGTCGGTCAGATCTTTGTTTAATTGAATCCATTTTAATTTTTTCAATAATTCTGCATAATAATCTGTTGTTAACCTCCAAGATCCCCATGAAATAGAATGATTTCCTCTTGCTCCATTTAAAAGAATTTTAATTCCTTGTTTTTGTGCTATTTCAGTAATCCCCTTTAACCAAAAGGAATTCTCAAAAAATTTATAGGGCATTTCCATTAAATTCAAAAAGTCATCGACCTCTGAAAGTGGATTCCTCCCAGCAAAGTCTAAGTATTGATCCGAAATATTGCCAACATAATTAACCGTTTCTTTAATAAACGGTCTCTCATCAGGAATGTAATAATTAGATGTCCAATCAACAAAGTCGTCTTCTGGGATGTAACTATAAGTATGTAACATTTTATTTTCCTTCTTTAATGCTTTAGCGGCAAAACTCACCACCGTCCCAGAATCTAATCCACCACTTAATTGAGCACCTATTTCACCATGAGTTCTAAGTCTAGCGGTTATAGCTTTATTAAATACTTCATGAAAAGCCTCCTTGTATTCTTCAGAAGACTTTAGTTTTAATTTATCTTTTATATCGATCGTACAATATCTTGTAAGCTTAACTCTTTCTTCAACAACAGTGATACTATGTGATGGTGGGATTTGATGAATGGATTGATAGATTGTCGATACCATATCAACAGCTTCGACCATATTCGGTATGGGGATAGCCAAAAATTCAGCTAACCACTCTTCATTTAATGTCTTTTCTACATAAGGAAAAGTAAATAACGGATTGATTGTCGTTGAAAATGCAAACCGAGTTTCATTCTGGTAAAAATAAAGTGTACGAGCTCCCGAAAAATCTCTTGCTCCAAAAAGCTTACGCCTTTTCTCATCCCAAATCATAAATGCAAAGTCTCCAATTAAATGCTTTGGAACGTCTTCTCCCCACTTTTCATAGGCGAGTAGAATTAATTGACTATCAGGCAGTGTCTTTCTTTCCTGAAGTTCAATATGTAATTTATTAAATAATTCATCTCGATTGTCGATAATCGCATCAGAAGTAATGACTAATTGTCTTTCATAATCATAATAAGGTTGTTGTTCTCCAACTGATTCAGGTGTAATCCATTGAGCATAACAACCGAAGAAAACATGATCTTTCTTCCAAGTTTGAACATCATCGGCAGGAAATTGCTGATAACTATTCATAAGATCCTTTGCTTGTTCTATTTTGATCGGTTCCTTATTTAAATGAACAATACCAGCAATTGCACTCATCTTATTCCTCCTGTAATCTTCAAACACCAAACACAATCAATTAGTTCTCAATAAAGAACATGGTGATACAAAAAATACTCCTTAATAAAGAAGTACTAATATAATAAACATAAAGACTTTTCAACAAGTATTAAATTCTTTATAAAGAACGATTATATAACTAATTTACCACCTCGTCTTTTTGGTGTCAATACATCTAAATAGTATTTTGTAGAGGGGATAGAAAATTATTCTATTTTCCTCCCCTTTAACTTTGTCGATGGCTTCTTAATATTAATACGTTAACTTCGGGCGTATTAAAAAAACGAAAGTTTAAGAAAGCGATTGCACCGCTGCTTCCTAAACCTGCACTTACATATTGTTGAACCCCTTTATATTCCCATAAGCCTTTTACTCGATCTCTTGGTGGAAAAAGCCCATTTCGATCATACCAAGGTTCTGGTACAAATAGAGCTCCTATAAATGGAATACGAATTTGCCCTCCATGGTAATGACCGGCAATCACTAAATCATACTGTTTTATATTTTGATGCGGATCTGAAGCGATTGTATCCCACTTTTTATCTACTACTGGGTAATGAGTTAAAGCGATGACAACTTCTGTTTCATCAAACTGCTTGAACCTAGAAATCTCTGTTAGTAGCTGCTTTTCGTGTTTTAATGATTCTGTGTAGGGGTCTTCATTGTCTTTCAGTCTCTCATTAATTATTTCAATTAATTGAGCAGCGTTTTTCAGCGCTAATTCAAAGTTCACAAAGTGGATTTGGGCCTTATTTACTTCTAATGTATGTAATGTATCTAGTAATTTTACTTTTCGTTTCTCCATACCCTTTAAAAATTCTGTCTTTACCAAAGGCTCATTAGGCTTTATCACATAATTGGGTGGATCTGAATTCCCAGGAACAAATAATGCTGTTTCTTTATTATGTATACCATCAAGTAAAGTATAGAAAGGTTGATAATTTTCGCTTTCAGTACTATCTAACATATCTCCAGTGAATACGATCGCATCGTAATCAATCGAATTAATGACCTCAATCAAATCTTTTTGGTTCTTCCCAAACTCTTTTTCGTGTAAATCACTTATTTGTAGGATCGTAAACCCATCTAATTCTTCAGGTAACTTATCAATCATTATTTCTTGTTCCACTACTTTAATTCGGTTATTGTCCCAAATCGTATAACCAACTAGAACAACAAATAATATTAATAGAACGATCACCAGTTTACCTCCTAGTTTTTTCATAAAAACCTCTCCATCAAAAACTCATTAGTAGTTTTTAATTTGTAATTCAAACCACTTTCAATTCTTCTAAAAGTCAAAAATGAAATAAGCCCTTACACTCACCAATTCGTATAAGGGCATAAAGTAAGGCATAAGTATAAGCTTATTCATTTTTCTTTTTAACTAGTAAAACGATGAATATCAGGTCTTTGGTCTTCAACAGGTACTCCAGGCACATAGGCTTCGTCTGTATAAGGTCCATTAACTGTTGAAGCCATTGTATCAGTTACTTCAAGCACTTCCAACTCAGGCTTTTTCCACTCTCTTTTCATCTCGTCACCCCCTTTCAAGTAAACTTTTTCAAGAATTTGTGTACAATTAAACTTCGCATAAGAACTTTACTATCAGGGTCTAATATATAATCAGGTCCAACCCCATTTTGAATTTTTTGTAAAGCATTTCGAATGACTTCCCCGTTTATATAACCCATAGTAGTATCATCATTCAACATCTGTTTAATTTCAGCTACAAAGTTTTTCCAAACCGGTATCATTCGGTGAACCCAGTCAGCTCCTTGGACGCCACGAATTTGTTGATTTAAACGAACTTTATCCGGTAAAATATTTACCGTTGCTCTTCGAATTAATGCACGATCTAAACCATTTTGAACATATTGTTCCTCGGGTAAGGATAAACAAAACTGAACAACACGCATATCATTGGTTGGATCACGTTTCCATACTGAATATCGTAAAGATAGTTTAGTAGCAAGCGTATTACTAGCATTCCAATGAAAATCATCTTCAAAATGCCGCTTTCTTTGTTCATAAATATTAGTTGTCGAAAACCAACCCGATTCATCCATACCATTTTGTTTAAGCTTATTGAAAACACCGATTTCATCTGCAAATCCTGGATTTATGAGCATTGGATTAGTATAAGCTGTCCTTGAAGAAGATATTTGCTGAATGAATGGAAAAGCTACTTTAGATATAGTAGGTAATCTCCTAAATCTGGCTCCTCCCGCTTTTTGACTATATTGATTTAACTCTTGGAAAAGCCGCAACCATTTTAATTTCTTTAATAGAGCAGCATAATAATCGATGGCAGACCCCCAGGAGATCGTTAAATTTCCTCTCCCTCCATTTAAAAGGAGACCAACATCCTCTTCTTGTGCTTTTTCAAACATTCCCTTTAACCAAAAAGAATTTTCAAAAAACTTATAAGGCATCTCCATGATGTCCAAAAAATCATTCATCTCTGTGTAAGGATCTCTTCCATCAAAGTTTAAATACTGATCTTTAATACCACCTACATGTTGAACAGTTGCTTTTATAAAAGGCCTCTCATCTGGCATTAGATGTTTTGGAGTAAAATCATTAAAATCACTTGGTGGGATATAACTAAAT
This window encodes:
- a CDS encoding metallophosphoesterase, whose translation is MKKLGGKLVIVLLILFVVLVGYTIWDNNRIKVVEQEIMIDKLPEELDGFTILQISDLHEKEFGKNQKDLIEVINSIDYDAIVFTGDMLDSTESENYQPFYTLLDGIHNKETALFVPGNSDPPNYVIKPNEPLVKTEFLKGMEKRKVKLLDTLHTLEVNKAQIHFVNFELALKNAAQLIEIINERLKDNEDPYTESLKHEKQLLTEISRFKQFDETEVVIALTHYPVVDKKWDTIASDPHQNIKQYDLVIAGHYHGGQIRIPFIGALFVPEPWYDRNGLFPPRDRVKGLWEYKGVQQYVSAGLGSSGAIAFLNFRFFNTPEVNVLILRSHRQS
- a CDS encoding anti-repressor SinI family protein, translating into MKNECNKELDQEWVQLMKQAMEMGLTKQEIKRFLLKKKTNWASPPRNFILRKDYPFFLLLDKYYAKVY
- a CDS encoding lasso peptide isopeptide bond-forming cyclase; the protein is MSAIAGVYNLSHQPVLMEHIDNLMYKLKVYPANDTQIFHNEHVALGCHAQWITPESVGEQLPYYDRERQLVITADAIIDNRNELFERLNIGHYQRKIIPDSQLILLAYDKWGEDSPKYLVGDFAFMLWDEKKQKLFGARDFSGSRTLYYFQNYHHFAFCTTIEPLFSLPFVEKKLNEQWLAEFLGIAGMIDTVDASITPYQTVEQLPPSHSISIVGQKVTLKRYCTLQVMPQLKLKRNEEYIEAFQEIFQQAVHSRLRTHRQVGAQLSGGLDSGSIVGFAAPLLKKENKLLHTFSYIPPSDFNDFTPKHLMPDERPFIKATVQHVGGIKDQYLNFDGRDPYTEMNDFLDIMEMPYKFFENSFWLKGMFEKAQEEDVGLLLNGGRGNLTISWGSAIDYYAALLKKLKWLRLFQELNQYSQKAGGARFRRLPTISKVAFPFIQQISSSRTAYTNPMLINPGFADEIGVFNKLKQNGMDESGWFSTTNIYEQRKRHFEDDFHWNASNTLATKLSLRYSVWKRDPTNDMRVVQFCLSLPEEQYVQNGLDRALIRRATVNILPDKVRLNQQIRGVQGADWVHRMIPVWKNFVAEIKQMLNDDTTMGYINGEVIRNALQKIQNGVGPDYILDPDSKVLMRSLIVHKFLKKFT
- a CDS encoding paeninodin family lasso peptide — its product is MKREWKKPELEVLEVTDTMASTVNGPYTDEAYVPGVPVEDQRPDIHRFTS
- a CDS encoding asparagine synthase-related protein, producing MSAIAGIVHLNKEPIKIEQAKDLMNSYQQFPADDVQTWKKDHVFFGCYAQWITPESVGEQQPYYDYERQLVITSDAIIDNRDELFNKLHIELQERKTLPDSQLILLAYEKWGEDVPKHLIGDFAFMIWDEKRRKLFGARDFSGARTLYFYQNETRFAFSTTINPLFTFPYVEKTLNEEWLAEFLAIPIPNMVEAVDMVSTIYQSIHQIPPSHSITVVEERVKLTRYCTIDIKDKLKLKSSEEYKEAFHEVFNKAITARLRTHGEIGAQLSGGLDSGTVVSFAAKALKKENKMLHTYSYIPEDDFVDWTSNYYIPDERPFIKETVNYVGNISDQYLDFAGRNPLSEVDDFLNLMEMPYKFFENSFWLKGITEIAQKQGIKILLNGARGNHSISWGSWRLTTDYYAELLKKLKWIQLNKDLTDYTKHYQTGKSNILPIIAKKAFPIIDRFQNKEAQRVYQFPQIISSNLARKTKVFDKLQQYGLDLLGGAEIRNLNEFRKSYYKQLFPWNKSGVANTNLSLRYGVWDRDPTNDLRVIQFCLALPEEQYVKEGMERSFLRRATQNALPDKVRLNQKSRGIQGADVIHRMVPQWGTFIEALHQLCKDPVITEILNIQEVKRALSSIGNFPRPEDVYSNEFKVLTRSLIVYFFIKQCIRKGVKI
- a CDS encoding ABC transporter ATP-binding protein; protein product: MKHIFYFLKQIHAYAGKILYINLLAMLFISLLDGIGILLLIPLISMSGIVNIDATGIPLLGAFEFLGNIPSSIGLPVILAIFVLIVVGQNLLQRQITIKSTIIQHGFFRHLRVKTYDSILHAKWNFFIKNRKSDLINLLTAEIARASAGTHSFLQFLSSLIFTCIQIGIAFWLSPTITSFVLACGLILIFFNRKFLKRSMELGSRNYTLGKAYLGGITDQINGIKDIKSNTLEESRMNWYKMVTKSMENEQIEYTKLKTTSQLYYKIASAVLIATFIFFAVNLFNAQAAQLMLIIIIFSRLWPRVAGIQGSLEQIATTIPALKAVIAMQEECKSAKEFTAVNQQSIQPLNIHNGIECRNVTFRYNPNDSKYALKDINLYIPANQMTAVVGPSGAGKSTLIDLLMGLNQSEEGEILLDGVPLSSGNVRSLRQAISYVPQDPFLFNESIRENLQLVASDASEAEMWEALEFASADFVSKLPQGLDTLIGDRGIRLSGGERQRLVLARAILRKPSILVLDEATSALDTENESKIQEAIERLKGRMTIIVIAHRLSTIRHADQVIVLDQGQIIQQGGFNQLAKEKRSMFSQLLRKQMEVMQS
- a CDS encoding aldolase, translated to MVIDKGSALIYEAFCLKIQSPISLPELPLVNKENSLIDIIVEVAELRDLWSELSEDDPYFVIQENLIMFNMPDVAIFLVEDGKRILFSPVDNAHDDHIRLYLLGTCMGAILMQRKILPLHGSALAINGKAYAIVGDSGAGKSTLASAFLKKGYRLLSDDVIPVSLNEENVPIVTPAYPQQKLWQESLNEFGMEKKQYRPIVDRETKFAIPVKDQFANEMMPLAGIFELVKTENGEIQIEPIQKLQRFHTLFYHTYRNFFIERSGLMEWHFHQSAKMLSHIELYQIQRPMSRFTANDLTELILATIHKEAKVV
- a CDS encoding paeninodin family lasso peptide, which encodes MKKLWKKPSFEVLDVSSTMGGSGNATCDSYDTSDQPGKNPNTHDGRGNVKWSSGGCGS
- a CDS encoding nucleotidyltransferase family protein; amino-acid sequence: MDNHYALNLSDLPKELMLILELIKEQDDLARFTDKKDLLLEVNWDLFLELAMHHRVYPLLHSKLKKINDSTIPANVLQSLTFQYKRNTFQMLHLSAEMEQVNQHLAQQGIRLLFLKGPVIAQSLYGEVSLRTSSDLDFLIPIEKLAEAEQLLVELGYEKDDYIETVLNDWRWRHHHVTYFHPHKGIKMEIHWRMHPGPGKEPRFNELWERKDTSTLTSSSVYFLGNEDLFLFLAAHGARHGWSRLRWLMDIHQLLQQSVDWRQLRKLLKKYDMTHVAGQATILSTQLFGTQVPKEVQFLLEGSRANNLAQEAIFYLKRMVNLHTDPVPEDVSQYHKRHLFSLMSSQQKVLFILSFLYPYPEDAETLPLPKGLHLLYFPLRPFLWVWRKTKKQAIS
- a CDS encoding VanZ family protein, which encodes MFIILAFLTFGELQRKKEQFAFLVAVSYGVIDEVHQYYVPFRSFGFDDISKMLLWVIVRRSYNRRNATFGSFLRKIVCMFQKSSTKVNL
- a CDS encoding lasso peptide biosynthesis PqqD family chaperone encodes the protein MIKNQNISKTNIIFQGSRNIVSDMDGEKVMLSISNGKYYNLGDVGGDIWELIKDPVSVKQLVSTLTAQYDVDPSECEQEVLSFLGLLAEEGLIEVKEA
- a CDS encoding lasso peptide biosynthesis B2 protein, which codes for MLQRVKAFLLLDFKMKLMCIEAYFYLGWARFLKLLPFSKVAPSLGQKMEETTITPIVEDKKTLRNVSQAIHMMSRYTFWESQCLVKAIAGMKMLEKRGIESTLYLGTAKDENGKLIAHAWLRSGPYFISGAEGMEKFTVVSKFAKKVGNQEIKGENYG